The Chitinophaga pinensis DSM 2588 region CTGTCTTTATAGAAAGGGTATTTACCAAACCAGAATTCGAAGCATTTAAGCATGTCTTTTACTACAGCGAAATGTGTTTTAGCGGTATCAACGTTATAGTCCATGACCCAGTAGCCCAGTTCCAGTTTACCACCTTCACCGGAATACGTGTCTTTGAATTCGGTATAGTGACCGATGTTCATCGCCACATCATAGTTATTGATCGGATTTGAAACGTACCAGGTCCAGACCATGTTTCCATCGCGGTCCAGGGCTTTCTTCTTCAGACGGCCATTGGAAACGTCCACCAGGTCAGGTGGTGTGGTCACACTGATCGTCATATTATCAGGTTCATCACTCTGGTGGTCTTTGTTAGGCCACCATACACTAGCTCCAAGTCCCTGACAGGCGGTAGCCACCCAGGGTCTGTTCTGCTTGTCTTTTGTCCAGACGAGTCCACCGTCCCAGGGAGCATTCTTTGCCACACGAGGTTTACCGTGGTAGGCAATGTAGATCTTATTCGTTTTACCCTTTACCTGTTTCTTAGCGACCAGGTCGACCAGGATCACATTCCCTTCTCTTTTGAAAGGAACGCTTTGTTTGTCCTGTAAGATACTATCCACCTGGAGTGGTTCCTGGAGGTCGATCTGCATAATACTGTCTACCTTCAACACCTTATAGGTAATCGTGTTGGACCCGGAAATGGTACTGTCACTGAGGGAGGGTTTTACCTGCAGATGGTAAGATTTTACGTCCCACCAGGCACGTTCACGGGTAATGGATCCCCGTAGGGTATCTGCCCGGGTAAATGTCGTCTGATGTTGGGCACCGGCAGACAAAGCCGTAAGCAAAACCAATAAAAGCATAGGAATGCCGCGCATAGAAATTCTTATTTTATGGCGGAAAGGTATTAATTTTCGTTTAATAATGCCTAACGCTGAACGTTTAATGCTTAACGCTTTATACCGATATCCATGAGCGGCAAGCCAGGGACGTTCAGTGACCGTAAGACACTTCGCATGTACAAGAGACTATTCTGCATACCGTTTATCGTATTAGTGGCTGCCTGCGGACGTCCCGCTTCTTCCGGCAAACAGGTGTTCCGGTATAATGTGCCGGAGGGAATTTCCTCCCTGGATCCGGCATTTGCCAAAAACCAGGCAATCATCTGGCCGGTCCGACAGCTGTATAATACCCTGGTTGAACCGGATGAACAACTGAATATCCGTCCTTCGCTGGCAAAACGCTGGGATGTCTCTGCGGATCATAAAACCTTTGTCTTCCATCTACGTACAGACGTTCATTTCCATGATAATGAGATCTTCCCGGAGGGGAAAGGGCGTTTGATGACAGCTGCAGACGTGGTGTACAGTCTGCGGCGTATTATGGATCCCGCCACCGCATCTCCCGGCGCCTGGATCTTCAATGGTAAGGTAGACCTGGTTAAAGGCTTTCAGGCGGTCAATGATTCCACCTTTCAGCTGAACTTATTACAACCTTTCCATCCTATACTGGGTATTCTGAGTATGCAGTACTGCTCCGTTATCCCACATGAGGCAGTCGAAAAGTATGGGAAGGACTTCCGTAAACATCCCTGCGGAACGGGTCCTTTCAGTTTCTCTTTCTGGGAAGAAGGACAAGCCCTCGTACTGCATCGTAATCCTCATTATTTTGAGAGAGACAGTGCCGGACATGCATTGCCCTACCTGGATGCGGTGAAAGTCAGTTTCCTGGACAGCAAGGCGACGGAATTCCTATTATTCCGTCAGGGGCAGCTGGACTTTATGAATGATATAGATGCGTCGTTTAAAGATGAAGTGCTGACGAAAAAGGGAAAACTGAAGAAGGAATGGGAGGGGAAACTGATCCTTGACAAGAGCCCTTATCTGAATATTGAATACTTCGGGTTTTTGCTGGATACCAGCAAAGTAAACGTAAAACATTCACCCTCAGCAATAAAGAAAATCAGACAAGCCATCAACTACAGTATCGACAGAATGCGGATGATCACATATCTGCGTAACGGTATTGGCTACCCGGCTACATCCGGATTTGTACCTATGGGATTACCTTCCTTCGATACGACCAAGGTAAAAGGCTTCCGTTATGATCCTGAAAGGGCGAGATCCTTGCTGAAGGAAGCCGGATTCCCGGAGGGGAAAGGACTGGCTTCGATCAGGTTACTCTCTATTCCTGTTTATGAGGATTACGCCAATTATGTAGCTAATCAGTTGCAGCAGGTCGGTATCCCTGTACAGGTGGAAGTGATGCAGAAAGCACTCCTTCTGGAACAGACCGCAAAGTCGGAAGCGCTGTTTTTCAGAGGTAGCTGGATGGCTGATTATGCAGATGCCGAAAACTACCTCGCTGTGTTTTACAGTAAAAATCCGGCTCCCCCAAACTATACCCGTTATGTCAATCCGGCATTCGATAAGCTCTATGAAAAGTCGCTGAGCGAAAACAACGATTCGCTTCGTTCGCTCCTTTATCAGGAGATGGACCGGATGATTATTGACGATGCTCCTGTCGTTCCATTATTCTATGACGAAGTCATACATCTGGTACAACCCAACGTTGAAGGGTTTACAAGTAATGCCCTGAATTTGCTTGAACTCCGGAAAGTAAAGATCCGGCTTTCTCAACATCCCTGAGAAAATACCTGCATGATAATTGACGGCAAAGTTTGAAATTTGCAAGAAAGCAATTATCATGAACGGTGTCATGCATCCCTGGGAGTCTCCTCATTTTATGGTTGGTGGTGATCATCAGTCGCCTCGTTTTAACGCGTTCACGATAGAAGAACGGTTGGCCTCCGGCATCACTTACCCCACCTTCTTGCGCCGGGATTTTTATAAAATCATGCTCTTTCACGGGGATGCCGTGTTCCATTTCGGAGACGAAAGCATTGCTGTCAGCGGTGACACTTTGTTGTTCTTTCACCCTCGTTTGCCATATACTTATGGCGACATCAAAACTGACATTTCAGGGTACTGTTGTGTGTTCACCGAAGCGTTCTTCCAGGAGTACTTCAGGGGGAAACTGGACGACATTCCCTTATTTCAGTCAGGAGCGAAGCCTGTATTTTCACTTGAAGCTGAAGCGATTAAAGAAATAACTAGTTCTTTTGACCGGATAATCAGAGAGTTAAGGAGTGATTATATGTTTAGATTTGAACTGATCAGAAGCTACGTTATGGAGCTTATATATAACGCTATGAAGCTCGCTCCCTTCAAAAATACCATGCCCGAAACTAACGCCAGCGCTCGCATTACCAGTGTATTTTTAGAGTTGCTTGAGCGACAATTTCCAGTGGATGTTTTCTCCCCGAGAGTGCTCTTACGGACCCCGAAAGACTTCGCCGAGCGACTCGCTATTCATGTCAATTACCTGAACCGGGCAGTCAAAAAAGAGACGGCTAAGACCACCTCTGAACTCATTTTCGACCGACTCATTTCAGAGGCAAAAGGAATGCTCCGACATAGTAATATGAATATCGCCGAGATCAGTTATGCCCTTGGTTTTGAAGACCAGGCGCACTTCACCGCCTTCTTCCGGAAGCGAACCGAAATGAGTCCGTCTGCTTTCAGGCAGGTTTGAATTTCACAAACATTGGTTTGAAGATTGCAAAACCCGCCTGGTTCCTCGTCCTACCTTTGAAGGGTAAAAATGAGACTATGGAACAGATAAAAGAACGCACTTTACAGGCGCCGATCGACTCCCAATTTGATGGCGCATCTACCGCTTCGGATGTAATTCGTGGAGTCGACCTGTCGGGAAAGACGGCGATCGTCACCGGAGGATACGCGGGTATCGGTACCGAAACAAGCAAAGTTTTGGCGAAGGCCGGGGCAAAAGTGATCGTACCGGCGCGTGATGTTAAGAAGGCAGCTGACGCATTGGCAGGAATTGAAGGAGTGACTATCGAACAGATGGACCTCATGGATCCGGCGTCAATTGATGCATTTACCGTAAAATTTCTGACTGGCGGACAGCCATTACATATCCTCATCAACAGCGCTGGGATCATGGCGAATCCACTTACCCGGGATGCGAGAGGGTTCGAATCGCAGTTCGCCACCAACCACCTTGGACATTTCCAGTTGACCCTCGGTCTCTGGCCGGCGTTGAAAAAAGCACAGGGCGCCAGAATTGTGGCCTTGTCTTCCTGGGGGCATCGTTATTCGCCGGTGGTATTTGAGGATATCAATTTTGAGCATCGTCCGTATGATCCGTGGAAGGCGTATGGTCAGTCGAAAACGGCGAATGTCCTGTTTGCGGTAGAAGCGGATCGTCGTGGGCAGGCAGATGGGATACGCGCTTTTGCGGTGCATCCGGGGAGTATCGTCAGTACAGATCTGAAGCGCTATATACCTGAGGAACAATTGATTCAGATGGGTGCGTTGGACAAGGCCGGTAATCCGGTGATTGATCCGGCCAGGCAGCTGAAGACTGTTGAGCAAGGGGCGGCGACTAGTGTGTGGTGTGCGACTAGTCCTTTGTTATTTGGAAAAGGCGGGGTGTATTGTGAGAATTCGGACGTTTCGCCGGTGGTGGAAAGTGATGGTACTCAGGGGAGTAATGATCTGACGCAACGGAAAGCGTCGAAGGCGTTTGGGGTGTTGCCACATGCGATTGCTGCGGAGGATGCGGTGCGGTTGTGGCAGGTGAGTGAGCGGATGATTCAATCGGCTTTTTAGGTTTTGGTCTTACGCTGCGGTTTCAGATGGCGCCGCGGACTGACGCCTGTTGAGTATCGTGGATGGGGCTTTGGGTTTTGTGTCAGGGATTGGGACTTTGGTGGGCTTTAGCTGTTTGCAGAGGACGGGCTAAGGTCCGCTTTAACATCTGAAAGCCTTCGCTGTGGACAGACCTTGGATGATCAAATTCTTGGGTGAGTAGGAATTATTCGTAGTGTGACTAAGGCTATTATAATTATTATAGTTGTTATAAAGGCCAATGGCTTCCGATTGTCTGGGGAGTCATTGGCCTTTTATGATCAGTATGGGTAGTATGGGAAGTATGGGCTGCGAGGACTTGGGTAGGAGCGGATTGCACAGATCATATAAGTTCTATGAAAAGTCGCCTGCCGATCTTAATCTTTATACCTGGACGTAGATGTATTTGCTGATTGGGATCGAGCAATTTTTCATTATCCAAAGTGATTGCACCATTGATAATCAACCTTCTGATGCCGCTTCTGGTTTCGTCCGTTTTTAGTTGTTGGCAGAGGTCCAGCAATGTGGTGGTGGTGGCTGTTCCCTCAGTGAAGGAGTTAATGGCGATCTGTTCGAAGGTCTTTTCTTCAAAGGACTTGTTCTGGAACTGATTGATAAAGAAGGCTTCTGCGGATGCGGCGCTGTTGGTATCGTGGTATTGTGTGATGATATTCGCAGCAATGATCTTCTTGATATTCATAGGATTTTCACCGGATACCATTAATTGTTTCAGGGCATGCTTTTTCTCGGGGGAGAAATCTGTGGTCAGATCAATAAATTCATCAATCAGGTGGTCGGGGATGGACATGGTCTTTCCAAACATCTCGTTGGGTGTATCCGTCAGACCGATAATGTTATTCAGGGACTTGCTCATTTTCTCCTTTCCATCAAGACCTCTTAGCAGGGGCATACACATTACAACTTGAGGTGGAAGCCCGTGCGCTTCCTGCAATTGTCTGCCCATGGTGCAATTGAATAACTGATCTGTACCACCCATTTCAATGTCTGCGTTAATCTGCACAGAATCAAATCCTTGCAGGATAGGGTACATGAGTTCGTGCATAGCGATGGGCACGTTTTCCGTAAATCGTTTGTTGAAGTCATTGCGATGCAGCAATTGGGCGACGGTTACTTTGGAAAGTAACTGAAGGATCTCGGGAAAGGACAGCTTATCCAACCAGGTTCCATTGAACAGGATCTGACATTTGTTGGTGTCAATGATCTTCGCTAACTGACGGATGTAAGTATCCGCATTCGCCAGCACTTCTTCCTTGCTTAAAGGCTTCCGGCTTTTGTTTTTACCGGTAGGATCTCCGATCTGTGCGGTGAAGCTGCCTACGATAATAACGACCTGGTGACCCAGGTCCTGAAATGCGCGTAGCTGTTTCAGGACTACGGCGTGTCCGAGGTGTAGGTCAGGGGCGGTAGGATCAAAGCCCAGTTTAATGATCAGGTTACGATTGTCTTTTTCGGCCTGCCTGATTTTTTCTGTGAGGCCGTTTTCTGGCAATATGACTGCTGCATTTGCCGTGGGTAGTGTTGTTGTTGTCATGATCTGATAGAAATAAAAAAGCCCCGGACAATTGAATGTCCGGGGCTCCAGTGAGCTATGATGGTATATCTTATTTACAATAATCGTTTGCATACTGCAAGGCATACCTTCCCCGAACAACTACTGTATAATAGTATTCAGAGAAGAAAGGCAGACGTAATATGCTATTTAAAAACTTCATTGGCAGGCAAATATACGAAGAATTATTGCTATGGACTGATCTTCCTATTTCAGTGAGGTAATTATAATAAGTGCTGAATTCGTTATATTTTTGAATATACAACGAAAATACCCCCATGAGAATTGCATTAATCATTTGCACAAGTTTTATCAGCCAGATCATGAACGGGCAATCTTTAAGCTCCCGTCAGACGCAACAGGACACAACCAGACCAGGCACATTTTCGATGGGAGAAGTGGAAGTTACCGGACGGCATAGCGGTAATATCAATACTACAATTGATGCGCGTCAGATCCGGTTATTTGCCAAAAACGACGTATCCAGGGCATTGAACGTGCTGCCGGGCGTGAACCTCTCTGCTGTTGGTCCGAGGAATGAGGCCATGGTATATATCAGAGGTTTCGACCTGCGGCAGGTACCCCTGCTGATCGATGGTATTCCGGTTTATATTCCTTACGATGGTTATGTAGACCTGGCCAGATTTACCACCTTCGATCTTTCTGCCATCCATGTGTCCAAAGGATATACTTCGGTATTGTATGGTCCGAATGCTTTGGGCGGCGCCATTAACCTGATTAGTCGCCGACCTGAGAAGCCGATTGAGTTTAATGGTGCGACGGGTTGGATATCAGGTGGATACAGGTCCAATATCAACATCGGTAGTAGCCTTGGAAAGTTCTACATTCAGGCAGGGGCTTCGAAGCTGAAACGGGATTCTTTCCCATTATCAGATAAATTCATCCCTGGTAAAAATGAAGATGGCGGTGACAGGAACAACTCTTACAGTACTGATGAAAAGTACAATGTAAAGGTGGCCTATACACCGAATGGACGTTCAGAGTATGCATTGAGTTATGTATACCAGCATGGCAAAAAAGGAACGCCGGTGTATACGGGGACGGATACCTTAAACAGCCAGTTTAAGAGTCCGCGTTTCTGGCAATGGCCTTACTGGGATAAACGCAGTCTTTACTTCATATCCAATACAACAATCGACAGCAGTCAGTATGTGAAGACGCGGTTCTATTATGACAAGTTCAAAAACGAGCTTGATTCTTATGACGATGCGACTTACACAACGATCTCAAGACCATATGCTTTTAAGAGCTTTTATGACGATTATACATTAGGCGGCATTGTGGAATATGGCAAAACCTTTTCCAACCGGGAATTTCACTTTGCTCAATACGTCAGTAACGGTGCATATCTGGCGTTGGTTCTCTGTAGAGGGAGGTATTAATAATATCACGGACAAAAACTATTCGCTGGTAGAAGGTTATCCGGAGCCAGGACGTAACTATTTTGCCAATGTCGTATATCGTTTGTAAACATGCAGGCAGGCGGGTATAAGATATTGAGTTCCTTATTACTGGTGGCCGGATTGTCCATCGCAGGGTTCCGCAGGCAGGGACCTGAACCCCTGCGTATTGACTATCCGGCTTACTATGGCAACAGGATTTTCGTGCCGGAGGATAACCCGACTACGGTGGAAGGTGTGGCGCTGGGCAGACGTTTGTTTTATGAAAAGGCATTGTCTGCCAGTCAGCAGATTTCCTGTGGTACCTGTCACCGGCAGGAACTGGCATTTACAGATGGAAAGGTATTCAGTACGGGCGTGGATGGGAGTCTGCAGCCCCGTAATACCATGTCGCTGGTCAACCTGTTGTGGGTACGTAACTTTTTCTGGGATGGCAGGGCAGCCGGATTGGAAATGCAGGCAGCGGTACCATTAACGAATACACATGAAATGGGACAATCACTGGAGGTATCCGCGGCGCTCCTCTCGAAAGAGTCGGTGTATAGATCCTTATTCAGCAAGGCTTTCGGCGCGGACAGTATAACAGGAGAGGGGATTGTAAAAGCCCTTTCGCAGTTTGAGCGTACGCTGGTTTCTGCGAATGCGCCTTACGACCGTTACCTGCGTGGTGCGTATCAGCCGACAGCTGCTGAGTTGAATGGCATCAGTCTTTTTTATGGGAATCCGGATGTAAACAGCAACGTACGCGGTGCAGGTTGTGCACATTGTCATGGCGGACCGAAGACATATATCGAGTTATATCATAATAATGGACTGGATGCGATACCTGCTGATTCGGGCCGCGAAAAAGTAAGTGGTCAGTCTTATGACCGGGGTCGCTTCCGGGTGGTGTCATTACGGAATATTGCTCTGACAGCACCTTATATGCATGATGGGAGGTTTAAAACCCTGGAGGAGGTTTTGTCTCACTATAACGAGCATATTAAACCGAGTAAGACATTAAGTCCGTTTTTACAAGGAGTAGGTAATTCGAATGCGCCGGATGGATTGACACTTGGATTAACGGCTGCTGAGAAAAAGGACCTGCTGGCGTTTCTGCATATGCTGACGGATTCGACCTTTATCACCGATAAAAGGTATTCCGATCCTTTTTAGCAATAGCTTTTATCGGCAACAGCAAACGTCTGCAGGTAAACCAGGTAATTCATTCATAACGAATCAGTTCCGAAGCAAACTATCTCAATACTTAATTTTAATTCTTAATTCAATATCATGAAGATTTTCCGTAGTGCGCTATTCCTCGGCCTTCAGCTGGCATTCGTTGTTGCTGCTTATGCACAGACTGGTCCTGTTGTAAAGATCAGTGGAGAGGTGACGAAACCGCTGACATTATCCGTAGAGGATCTGGCTAAAATGAAAAGGACGACCGCGGTATTTACTGACAGGGACGGAAAAGCGCATAGTTACCAGGGAGTCGCTTTGCAGGAATTGCTGGAGCAGGCAGGGGTGACAATGGGTAAGCAACTGAGAGGCGAGCAGCTGACAAAGTACCTGATGGTGAAATGTGCCGATGGATATGAGGTGCTGTTTTCGTTGGCTGAGCTGGACAGCAGTTTTACTGATAGGGTGGTGATACTGGCGGACAAGCTGGAAAATAGTCCCTTACCCGATGGAAAAGGCCCCTTCAGGTTGGTGGTGCCAGGAGAGAAGAAACCAGCCAGAAGCAGCTTTCAGGTGGTAGAAATGGTGATCCGCTATGCGAAAGATTAAAGCTTTTTTTAATTTTAACATTTCCTAAACACCGCCTCTGTGGCTATGTTACCGGCGATATAATGTATGGCTCTGTTTGATAAGTAATTATTTATGAGCGTTCTCGCTCATTTTAGCCTAACTTTGGTAACTTATTCAATTACGTTTAAAGCGAGATAATGACTGCGATTCTGATATTCTTTTTTTCCCACTGGTTCTTATCGTTGTTCTTTCACACCTTTTTCCTGCATAGATATGCATCCCACCAGATGTATACTACCAGCAAAGGATGGGAAAGAGTATTCTACTTCTGCACCTGGTTTTTCCAGGGTACCTCTTTCTTAGTGCCGAGAGCGTATGGTTCAATGCACCGCATGCACCATGAGTTCAGCGATACTGAGCATGACCCGCATTCTCCACACTTCTTTAAAGATGTATGGTCTATGATGTGGCAGACCCGTAAGTTGTACAACGACATTTATCATAAGAAGGTGGTTCTTGATGAGAAATTCACTAAAAACCCTCCTTTACCGGTATGGGATGCATTAGATCGTTTCGGCGATTTCACAGCAACTCGTCTGGCATGGGCTGGTATTTATATCGCTTTTTATGTTGCATTCGCTCCAGCCTGGTATTGGTATCTGCTGTTGCCAATTCACTTCCTGATCGGACCTGTACAAGGTGCAGTAGTGAACTGGTGCGGTCACAAATATGGTTATCAGAACTTTGAGAATGGCGATAAATCCCGCAATACTTCTCCATGGGGTATCCTGCTGTTGGGAGAGCTTTTCCAGAACAACCATCATAAATTTGGTGAAAGTCCGAATTTTGCAAAGAAATGGTTTGAATTTGATCCAACTTATCCGGTAATGAAGTTCTTCAACTTCATCGGTATCATCAAACTGAAGAAAGCCGAAGTGAAAGTGGTTAACATGAAAGCGGCTGCTTAAACAGATAGTAAGTAGAAATAGATAGATACACTACAGGCCATCAATTATAGTTAAGAGACTATGATTGATGGCCTGAGTGTTTTTAGAATTTCCTGAAATACCCGAAGGTGGCCATCTGCAACATGGGCTTATCACCGCTGGTGTCGCCGTAGGCATAAATATCTCCATAAGCCGGCAGGTCGTATTGCTGACGTATCCGCCGTACTTTTTCTTCTCCGTTACAATTGATCCCCTGAATACGACCGGTCACTTTTGCATCGATAATTTCCAATTGGGTGCCGATGCATTCGATCCCCATACATTCCGCCCAGGGCTTTACCCATTCCTGTGCGGAAGCGGTTACTACTACAACACGATTTCCTTTTCTGAGATGTTGCTGTATTTCCTGTTGAGCATTTTCCCTGATCATTTTTGGGAGTGCCTCTCGGCAGAAGGCAGCGCATTTATCCCTGAATTCTTCAATGGGCATGTCTTTAAAAAAGTGACGCAGCACGATCTCTTTCCCCTTCTGTTTGGAGATCAGTTTACATTTCATCATGACAAGCGCGGGTGCTAAGAATGCAAGTCCGGCGTATAGCGCAGCATCTCCTTTCTGAAACCGGATGATTTCAAAAAGGGTATCCCGTTGAGTGATGGTGCCATCAAAATCAAAGAAGGCAATGGCCGGCTTCATAGTTTGAGCTTTTTAAACATGAACTCAGGTATCGATTTGATAATGAGCATGATATATCGCCAGAACCATTTTGTATAAATCGTGTTCTTT contains the following coding sequences:
- a CDS encoding M1 family metallopeptidase; the encoded protein is MRGIPMLLLVLLTALSAGAQHQTTFTRADTLRGSITRERAWWDVKSYHLQVKPSLSDSTISGSNTITYKVLKVDSIMQIDLQEPLQVDSILQDKQSVPFKREGNVILVDLVAKKQVKGKTNKIYIAYHGKPRVAKNAPWDGGLVWTKDKQNRPWVATACQGLGASVWWPNKDHQSDEPDNMTISVTTPPDLVDVSNGRLKKKALDRDGNMVWTWYVSNPINNYDVAMNIGHYTEFKDTYSGEGGKLELGYWVMDYNVDTAKTHFAVVKDMLKCFEFWFGKYPFYKDSYKLVESPHLGMEHQSAVAYGNKFQMGYKGTDLSGSGWGLKWDFIIVHESGHEWFGNNITTKDIADMWVHESFTNYSETLFIQCQFGKEAAFDYITGIRKNIRNDIPIIGAYGVNNEGSGDMYYKGANMIHTIRQVVNNDDMFREILRGLNKTFYHQTVTTRQVEEFFNQKTNMNFNRVFEQYLMHTSIPTLEYHFEGSQLKFRWVTDVENFNMPVKVTLTDNGYTFIYPGRNWQSMTMTLSDRKQFKVDPNFYINVKEI
- a CDS encoding ABC transporter substrate-binding protein is translated as MSGKPGTFSDRKTLRMYKRLFCIPFIVLVAACGRPASSGKQVFRYNVPEGISSLDPAFAKNQAIIWPVRQLYNTLVEPDEQLNIRPSLAKRWDVSADHKTFVFHLRTDVHFHDNEIFPEGKGRLMTAADVVYSLRRIMDPATASPGAWIFNGKVDLVKGFQAVNDSTFQLNLLQPFHPILGILSMQYCSVIPHEAVEKYGKDFRKHPCGTGPFSFSFWEEGQALVLHRNPHYFERDSAGHALPYLDAVKVSFLDSKATEFLLFRQGQLDFMNDIDASFKDEVLTKKGKLKKEWEGKLILDKSPYLNIEYFGFLLDTSKVNVKHSPSAIKKIRQAINYSIDRMRMITYLRNGIGYPATSGFVPMGLPSFDTTKVKGFRYDPERARSLLKEAGFPEGKGLASIRLLSIPVYEDYANYVANQLQQVGIPVQVEVMQKALLLEQTAKSEALFFRGSWMADYADAENYLAVFYSKNPAPPNYTRYVNPAFDKLYEKSLSENNDSLRSLLYQEMDRMIIDDAPVVPLFYDEVIHLVQPNVEGFTSNALNLLELRKVKIRLSQHP
- a CDS encoding helix-turn-helix domain-containing protein, which produces MNGVMHPWESPHFMVGGDHQSPRFNAFTIEERLASGITYPTFLRRDFYKIMLFHGDAVFHFGDESIAVSGDTLLFFHPRLPYTYGDIKTDISGYCCVFTEAFFQEYFRGKLDDIPLFQSGAKPVFSLEAEAIKEITSSFDRIIRELRSDYMFRFELIRSYVMELIYNAMKLAPFKNTMPETNASARITSVFLELLERQFPVDVFSPRVLLRTPKDFAERLAIHVNYLNRAVKKETAKTTSELIFDRLISEAKGMLRHSNMNIAEISYALGFEDQAHFTAFFRKRTEMSPSAFRQV
- a CDS encoding oxidoreductase, whose protein sequence is MEQIKERTLQAPIDSQFDGASTASDVIRGVDLSGKTAIVTGGYAGIGTETSKVLAKAGAKVIVPARDVKKAADALAGIEGVTIEQMDLMDPASIDAFTVKFLTGGQPLHILINSAGIMANPLTRDARGFESQFATNHLGHFQLTLGLWPALKKAQGARIVALSSWGHRYSPVVFEDINFEHRPYDPWKAYGQSKTANVLFAVEADRRGQADGIRAFAVHPGSIVSTDLKRYIPEEQLIQMGALDKAGNPVIDPARQLKTVEQGAATSVWCATSPLLFGKGGVYCENSDVSPVVESDGTQGSNDLTQRKASKAFGVLPHAIAAEDAVRLWQVSERMIQSAF
- the tyrS gene encoding tyrosine--tRNA ligase, translated to MQTIIVNKIYHHSSLEPRTFNCPGLFYFYQIMTTTTLPTANAAVILPENGLTEKIRQAEKDNRNLIIKLGFDPTAPDLHLGHAVVLKQLRAFQDLGHQVVIIVGSFTAQIGDPTGKNKSRKPLSKEEVLANADTYIRQLAKIIDTNKCQILFNGTWLDKLSFPEILQLLSKVTVAQLLHRNDFNKRFTENVPIAMHELMYPILQGFDSVQINADIEMGGTDQLFNCTMGRQLQEAHGLPPQVVMCMPLLRGLDGKEKMSKSLNNIIGLTDTPNEMFGKTMSIPDHLIDEFIDLTTDFSPEKKHALKQLMVSGENPMNIKKIIAANIITQYHDTNSAASAEAFFINQFQNKSFEEKTFEQIAINSFTEGTATTTTLLDLCQQLKTDETRSGIRRLIINGAITLDNEKLLDPNQQIHLRPGIKIKIGRRLFIELI
- a CDS encoding TonB-dependent receptor plug domain-containing protein translates to MRIALIICTSFISQIMNGQSLSSRQTQQDTTRPGTFSMGEVEVTGRHSGNINTTIDARQIRLFAKNDVSRALNVLPGVNLSAVGPRNEAMVYIRGFDLRQVPLLIDGIPVYIPYDGYVDLARFTTFDLSAIHVSKGYTSVLYGPNALGGAINLISRRPEKPIEFNGATGWISGGYRSNINIGSSLGKFYIQAGASKLKRDSFPLSDKFIPGKNEDGGDRNNSYSTDEKYNVKVAYTPNGRSEYALSYVYQHGKKGTPVYTGTDTLNSQFKSPRFWQWPYWDKRSLYFISNTTIDSSQYVKTRFYYDKFKNELDSYDDATYTTISRPYAFKSFYDDYTLGGIVEYGKTFSNREFHFAQYVSNGAYLALVLCRGRY
- a CDS encoding cytochrome-c peroxidase translates to MQAGGYKILSSLLLVAGLSIAGFRRQGPEPLRIDYPAYYGNRIFVPEDNPTTVEGVALGRRLFYEKALSASQQISCGTCHRQELAFTDGKVFSTGVDGSLQPRNTMSLVNLLWVRNFFWDGRAAGLEMQAAVPLTNTHEMGQSLEVSAALLSKESVYRSLFSKAFGADSITGEGIVKALSQFERTLVSANAPYDRYLRGAYQPTAAELNGISLFYGNPDVNSNVRGAGCAHCHGGPKTYIELYHNNGLDAIPADSGREKVSGQSYDRGRFRVVSLRNIALTAPYMHDGRFKTLEEVLSHYNEHIKPSKTLSPFLQGVGNSNAPDGLTLGLTAAEKKDLLAFLHMLTDSTFITDKRYSDPF
- a CDS encoding molybdopterin-dependent oxidoreductase, with product MKIFRSALFLGLQLAFVVAAYAQTGPVVKISGEVTKPLTLSVEDLAKMKRTTAVFTDRDGKAHSYQGVALQELLEQAGVTMGKQLRGEQLTKYLMVKCADGYEVLFSLAELDSSFTDRVVILADKLENSPLPDGKGPFRLVVPGEKKPARSSFQVVEMVIRYAKD
- a CDS encoding acyl-CoA desaturase — its product is MTAILIFFFSHWFLSLFFHTFFLHRYASHQMYTTSKGWERVFYFCTWFFQGTSFLVPRAYGSMHRMHHEFSDTEHDPHSPHFFKDVWSMMWQTRKLYNDIYHKKVVLDEKFTKNPPLPVWDALDRFGDFTATRLAWAGIYIAFYVAFAPAWYWYLLLPIHFLIGPVQGAVVNWCGHKYGYQNFENGDKSRNTSPWGILLLGELFQNNHHKFGESPNFAKKWFEFDPTYPVMKFFNFIGIIKLKKAEVKVVNMKAAA
- a CDS encoding HAD family hydrolase gives rise to the protein MKPAIAFFDFDGTITQRDTLFEIIRFQKGDAALYAGLAFLAPALVMMKCKLISKQKGKEIVLRHFFKDMPIEEFRDKCAAFCREALPKMIRENAQQEIQQHLRKGNRVVVVTASAQEWVKPWAECMGIECIGTQLEIIDAKVTGRIQGINCNGEEKVRRIRQQYDLPAYGDIYAYGDTSGDKPMLQMATFGYFRKF